The Streptomyces kanamyceticus DNA segment GCCGGGCCGGGCGGTGCCGATGCTGGTACTGGCACCGGTGCTGGTAATGGCGCCGGTACTGGCGAGAGAAGTTCCTTGTCCGGGCGATGAGTTCGGTGCGGCGGGTCGGTCTACCTCTTTGACAGCACGGCGACCCCCGCGCATCGAGGAGCCCCTCATGGCCACCACAGCCACCACCGTCGCAGCAGCCACCGGCACCACCACCGCGTCCCCCGCCCGCGGCCGCGTCACCCGTATCGCGCTGCGCACCCTCCAGGTGCTGTTCGCCGTGTTCTTCGGCGTCGCGAGCGGCGTGCCCAAGCTGATCGCGCATCCGACGGCGGTCGAGTCCTTCGACAAGCTCGGCTGGGGCGCGCCCGGCATGTACACCATCGGCGCCCTGGAGTTGCTCGGCGGCATCGCGCTGCTGATCCCGCTGCTGTCCTCGCTCGCCGCGACGGCGTTCGTCGGCCTGATGATCGGCGCGTTCATCGTGACCGTCACCGCGCTCGGCGGGGAGAACGCGGCCACGCCGCTGGTCCTGATCCCGTTCCTCGCCTGGATCGCCTGGGCGCGCCGCGACAGGACCGTCGAGCTGATCGCCCGCCTGCGCGCCCGTTCGTGATCTCGGGGCCGCGAATTGCGGAGAAGTCCCTGCAACACGCCGTGTCACACGGCGTGTTGCAGGGACTTCTCCGCAATTCGCCCCCGGCGCCTCAGCCCTCCGCGCCGCGCAGCCGTTCCATCTCGCGGCGGTCCCGCTTGGTGGGGCGGCCGGTGCCCCGATCCCGTACGCCCGCCGGGGCGACCGCCTCGCGGGGCGGGGGCGGCGGGCTGTTGTCGACGTAGCACTCCACGGCCACCGGCGCCCCGACCCGCTTGCGGATCAGGCGCTTCACGATCACGACCCGCTCCCGGCCGCCCGCCTGGCGAAGGCGCACCTCGTCGCCGACGTGCACGCCGTACGACGGCTTGACCCGCTCGCCGTTGACCCGCACATGGCCGCCCTTGCACGCGGCGCCGCCGCTGGAGCGGGTCTTCACGAGGCGGACCGACCAGATCCAGCTGTCGACGCGTACGGACTCCCCACCCGTCTGTCCGCCACCGCTCGCGCCACCGCCTGAAGTCTCCGAAGCCATGCACCGACCTTAGTCCGGCCGCGGAGCGGCATCGTCTGCTCCCGGCGAGCCGTCCGGAAACCGCTGACCCGCGCCGCCGATAATTCGGACCCATCACTACAAAACGGTCCGGATACGACTCCCAGGGGTGCTGCTCATGAAGCTCGAAGCCACTGTCGACGGTCTGATGGACGGGTTGCGCGCCGACCTCGAACGGCTCGCCGCGATCCCCTCGATCTCCTTTCCCGGTTTCCCGGCCGGTCCTGTCGAGGAGGCGCACGACCTGCTGGCCGGGCTGTTGCGGGACGCCGGAGTCCCGCACGTCGAGCGCCTCGACCTGCCCGACACCGCCCCGGTGATCTACGGCGAGATCCTGCCCCCGACCCCCGAGGCCCCCACCGTCCTGCTGTACGGCCACTACGACGTCCAGCCGCCCGGCGACGAGGCGCTCTGGAAGTCGCCGCCGTTCGAGCCGACCCCGGTCGAGGGCGGGCTGCGCGCCCGCGGCATCGCGGACGACAAGTCCAACGTCATCGCGCACCTCGGGATGCTGCGGGCGTACGGCGGGCGGCCGCCGGTCGGGATCAAGATCGTCATCGAGGGGCAGGAGGAGTACGGCAGCGCCTTCGACGACTATCCGCCGAGCGATCCCGAGCGGTTCGCGTGCGACGCGATGGTCATCGCCGACCTCGGCAACCTCAGGCCGGGCACCCCGACCCTCACCACCGGACTGCGCGGCGCCTGCGAGGTGGTCGTGGAGGTCAGGACGCTCGACGAGCCGCGCCACAGCGGGGAGTTCGGGGGCGCGGCCCCCGACGCGCTCCTCGTCCTCCTCAAGGCGCTCGGCACGCTGCACGACGTGCACGGAGACGTCGCTGTCGAGGGCCTTCGACGCGAGGAGTGGGACGGAACGACGTACACCGAGGAGGAGTTCCGCGATCTCGCGGGGGTGCGCGACGGCGTGCCGCTGATCGGCAGCGGCAGCCTCGGCGAGCGGCTGTGGAGCGGGCCCGCGATCACCGTCATCGGCCTGGACGCGCCGAGCGTCGAGCACGCGGCGTCGGCCGTCGTCCCCTACGCCCGCGCCAAGCTGAACCTCCGCTTCCATCCGCGCCAGGACCCGCGGGAGGCGCGGGACAGGCTCGTCGACCACCTGCGGTCGCTCAGGCCCTTCGGGGTGCCGCTCACCGTCACGCCCGGCGACACCGGGCCCGGCTACGAGGCCGCCACCGGCGGACCCGCCTACCGCGCCGCGCTCGCCGCGCTGAAGGAGGGCTGGGGCGAGGACGCCTCGTACGTCGCGACCGGCGGCTCCATCCCGCTGGTCAACGGCCTCGCGAAGGCGGCGCCCGGCGCCGAGGTGCTGCTCTTCGGGGCGCAGGACAGCATGTGCAACCTGCACGCCCCGAACGAGCGCGTCCTCTTCTCCGAGCTGCGCAACACGGTCGTCGCGATGTGTGCCTTCGTGCGGGAGTACGCGGCAGGCCACGGGACGGGGGCCGACGCGTGAGCACCACCGAGGCGGAGCCGGAGCCCGGCAGCACCGAAGAGCCGCCGCGCAAGGGGAAGTTCACCTTTCCCAGCGCGCTGACCGTCCTCGCGATCGTCACCGTCGCCGTCTGGCTGCTCGCCTTCCTCATCCCTTCCGGGCAGTACGACCGCAACGACTCCGGCGCCCCCGTCGAGGGCACCTACCACCGCGTCGACTCCGGGCAGTCCTTCGTCGACCGCCTCAACGACCTCTTCCTCTCCCCGGTCAACGGCCTCTACGGCATCCAGGACGAGAAGACGTCCCTGGTCGCGCCGGACAACGTCGGCGCCCTGTACGGCAGCGCGGGCGTCTTCCTCTTCGTGCTCGCCATCGGCTCCTTCATCACCGTCGTCTTCGCGACCGGCGCGCTGGACCGCGGCATCGGGCGGCTCGCGCACCGCCTTCGCGAGCGCGGGGCGTTGCTGATCGCCGGGGTCATGGCCGTCTTCTCCGTACTCGGCACGGTGGAGGGCTTCGCCGAGGAGACCCTCGGCTTCTACGGCCTGATCGTGCCGCTGATGCTCGCCCTCGGATACGACCGGATGACCGCGGTCGGCGCGATCATCCTCGGCGCGGGCGTCGGCGTCCTGTGCTCGACGGTCAACCCCTTCGCGACGGGCGTCGCCTCGTCCGCCGCGGGCATCTCGCTCGGCGACGGCATCGTGCTGCGCTTCGCGATGTGGATCGTCCTGACGGGCGTCACGATCGCGTACGTCATCCGGTACGCGAAGCGCGTGCGGAAGGATCCCGAGCGTTCCCTCTCCGGGTTCCTGCCGGGCGACAGGGAGCAGTCCGCCGCCGAAACGGACGAGGTGCCGGGGCTCACCGGGCTGCACAAGGCGGTGCTCGTCGCGACGGGGCTCGTCTTCGCCTTCATGATCTTCTCGGTGGTGCCCTGGTCGAGCGCGCTCACGGGCAAGGCGGACGCGCGGCCGTACGGATTCGAACTCGGCTGGTCCTTCCCGCAGTTGGCGGCGCTCTTCCTCTGCGCGGCGGTGCTTGTCGGGATCGTCGCGCGGATGGGCGAGCAGAAGCTCAGCTCGACGATCATCCAGGGCGCGGCCGACTTCGTCTCGCCCGCGCTCGTCATCCTGCTGGCCCGCGGCGTCACGACGATCATGAACAACTCGAAGATCACCGACACGGTGCTCCACTCCATCGAAGGCGTCGTCAAGGGCACCTCGTCAGGGATCTTCGCCGTCATCGTCTTCGTCGTGAACCTGCCGCTCGCCTTCCTGATCCCCTCCACATCGGGCCACGCGACGCTCGCCATGCCGATCCTCGCCCCGCTCGCCGACTTCGCGGGCGTCTCGCGGGCGGTCGTCGTCACGGCCTGGCAGGCGGCCAGCGGCTGGATGAACCTGTGGGTGCCGACGACGGCCGTGACCATCGGCGGGGTGGCGCTCGCGAAGGTCGGCTACGACAAATACCTGCGGTTCGTCTGGCCGCTGCTCGCGATCTTGTCCGTGCTCATCTGCGTGTTCGTGGCGTTGGGGGCCGCGCTGACCTGACGTACGTACGTACGGTGGAGGGCATGGAAGGGCTGAGCGACCTCGACGCGCGGCTCGTCGACTGCCGGGCCTGCCCCCGCCTCGTCGACTGGCGCGAGGAGGTCGCGCGCACCAAGCGCGCGGCCTTCGCCGACCAGGAGTACTGGGGGCGGCCCGTGCCCGGCTTCGGCCCGCACGACGCCTCCCTCCTCGTCATCGGCCTCGCGCCCGCCGCGCACGGCGCCAACCGCACCGGGCGGATGTTCACCGGCGACCGCTCGGGAGACGTCCTCTACCGGGCGCTGTACGACGTGGGCCTCGCCTCGCGCCCCACCGCCGAGAGCGCCGACGACGGCCTGACCCTCCACGGCACCCGCATCACCTCGCCCGTGCACTGCGCGCCGCCCGCCAACAAGCCGACCCCGGACGAGCGCGACACCTGCCGCCCCTGGCTGGTGAGCGAACTGAAGCTGCTCGCACCGCGATTGCGGGCCGTGCTCGTGCTCGGCGCCTTCGGCTGGCAGGCCGCGCTGCCCGCGCTCGCGGCGGCGGGCTGGACGGTGCCGAAGCCGCGGCCGGTGTTCGGGCACGGGGCGCGGGTCACGCTGGACGGCACCCCCGGGCCCCTGGAGCTCTTCGGCTGCTTCCACGTCAGCCAGCGCAACACGTTCACGGGCAGGCTGACGCCCGCGATGCTGCGGGACGTGCTGAGCACCGCGGCCACGGCGGCGGGCCTACGCCGGACGGCTCAATAGAGTGGGCCAAGACGGGGCCCGGTTCCTAGCGTGGACGGGGTGGACGAGACTCTGGCAGCCAAGCCCTCCGCCGCCGCGTACCGCAACCTGGTCGTGGCGACCGTCGGCTTCACGCTGACCTTCTGGGCCTGGGACCTGATCGCGCCGCTCGGCAGCGACTTCAAGGACCGGCTCGGGCTCAGCTCCTTCCAGCAGTCGCTGCTCGTCGCCGTGCCCGTGATCGTGGGCTCGCTGGGCCGGGTCCCGGTCGGCGCGCTCACCGACCGCTACGGCGCCCGGCTGATGTTCCCGCTGGTCTCGGCGCTCACCATCGTCCCGGTGCTGCTGATCATCCCGGCCAGGGGCGGCTACGGCACGATGCTGGCCGTCGCCTTCCTGCTCGGCCTCGGCGGGACGACGTTCGCGATCGGCGTCCCGCTGGTCAACTCCTGGTTCCCGCCCGCCCGTCGGGGCTTCGCCATCGGCGTCTTCGGGATGGGCATGGGCGGCGTGGCGCTCTCCGGATACTTCACGCCGCGCATCGCCAAGCACGGCGAGAACCTGCCGTACGTCGTCGTGGCGATCGCGCTCGCCGCCTTCGCGGTGCTCGCCGTCTTCCTCATCAGCGACCGCCCCGACCGGCCTGTGCCCACCACGTCGCTCGGCACCCGGCTCGGGCAGGCGGGGCGGCTGCGGGTCACCTGGGAGCTGTCCGCGCTCTACGCGATCGGCTTCGGCGGCATCGTCGCCTTCGGGGTGTACCTGCCCACCTACCTCAAGACCTGGTACGACCTGTCGCCCACCGAGGCCGGGACCAAGGCGGCGGGCTTCGCCCTCGTCACCGTCGTCTTCCGGCCCATCGGCGGCTGGCTCTCCGACCGGATCCACCCGGCCACGGTCACCTCCTCCGCCCTCGCGGTCGTCGCCCTCTTCGCCGTCGTGCAGGCCTTCGACCCGACACTGAATCCGATGGGCACCCTCAGCTTCCTGGTGATGGCGGCGGGCCTCGGCACCGCGAGCGGCAGCGTCTTCGCGCTCGTCGCGCAGGTCACCCCGCAGCCGCAGGTGGGTTCGGTGACGGGCATCGTGGGCGCGGTGGGCGGCCTCGGCGGCTTCGTCCCACCGCTGGTCATGGGGGCGATCTACAGTGCGAAGGACTCGTACTCGATCGGCTTCATGCTGCTCTCCGACCTGGCGCTCGCGGGCTGCGTGTACGCCTACGGACGGATGCGAAACGCGAAGGCGGACTGACCAAGTGCCGGGTTAGGGTGCCGCGATGGGCCTCTATCCGGACATCGAACCCTACGACCACGGCATGCTCGACGTCGGCGACGGCAACCGCGTGTACTGGGAGGCCTGCGGCAACCCGCTCGGCAAACCCGCGGTGGTGCTGCACGGCGGCCCCGGCTCCGGCTGCACGCCCTTCTTCCGCCGGTACTTCGACCCCGACGCGTACCGGATCATCCTGCTCGACCAGCGCGGCGCGGGCCGGTCCACGCCGCCCGCGAGCGACCCCGCGACCGACATGGGCGTCAACACGATCAAGCACCTGCTCGCCGACCTGGAGCTGCTGCGGCGTCACCTGGCCGTCGAGCGGTGGCTGGTGTGGGGCGTCTCCTTCGGATCCGTACTGGGCCTTCGGTACGCGCAGACGCACCCCGACCGGGTCTCGGAACTGGTCCTCACGGGCATCGCCACGGGCAGCCGCGCCGAGGTGGACCTGCTGACCCGCGGGCTCGGGCGGATCTTCCCCGAGGCGTGGGAGGCGTTCCGCGCCGGGGTGCCCGAGGGGGAGCGGGACGGGGATCTCGCCGCGGCCTACAACCGCCTCGTCGAATCGCCGGACCCCGAGGTCCGCGCGCGGGCGGCGCGGGCCTGGACGGACTGGGAGACGGCGATCATCCCCGCGCCGCCCAGGTCGGAGCCGCGCTACGAGGACGCGGCGTTCCGGGCCGGTTTCGCGCGGACGGTCACGCACTACTTCGCCCATGACCACTGGCTGGGCGGCGACGAGGTCGTCCTGCGGGACGCGCCCTCGCTCGCGGGCATCCCCGGTGTGCTGGTGCAGGGGAGTCTGGACTTCGGGAACCTCCTCGGCATCTCTTGGCGGCTCCAGCGGGCTTGGCCCGACAGTGAGTTGATCCTCGTGGACGACGCGGGGCACAACGCGGGGGCGCGGGGGATCGCGGAGGAACTGGTGGCGGCGACGGATCGGTTCCGGTCCAGTTGATGCGTTCCGGGGCCGGTGCGTTTTGCGGCTGCTGCCTTCCGTGGCTGATGCTGGTCACCGGCTTCGCCGAGTTCGTCCTCAAGCGCCGGACGGGCTGAATTTGTCCGCACGGGGGCTTCTGCGGCTGCTGCCTCCTGTGGTCGGTGCTGGTCACCGGCTTCGCCGAGTTCGTCCTCAAGCGCCGGACGGGCTGAATTTGTCCGCACACGCGCCCGCACCTGTCTGGACACGCCGCTGTCCGAGTGGTCTTCGGGGTGAACCGCCGTCGCCCCGGCGGGGAGTGGGCCGTCGGGGCGGTGGGGGCGCCGCAGACTCCGGGAAACGCGTCGGACCGGTCCGGCGCCGCGCCCCTGGAGCCGCCCGGTGTCCCGACCGTCCTCCCCCGTCCGCCGCCCCCGCGGCTCCCACCTTCCCCGGTCCCTGCTCATCGGCGCGCTCCTGCTGGGCGCGGTGGCGACCGGCTGTGGCGAGGAGACCGCGGCTGGGGCGGGGGCGCCGCCCGCCCCAGCCGCCGCCGCGCCCGCCTTCTGGGTCGACCCGTACAGCGCCGCGGCCCGGCAGGCCGCCACGTGGCGGCGGCAGGGGCGTACCGGGCAGGCCAGGATCATCCAGCGCATCGCAGGGCGCCCGCAGGCCGTCTGGCTGAACAGGGACGGCGCGGAATCCGTCGTGCGTTCGCACGTCGGCGCGGCGGCCAGGGCGCGGCGCACCCCGGTCTTCGTCGCCTACTTCATCCCGCACCGCGACTGCGGCGCGTACTCCTCGGGCGGCGCGCGCGACGCCGCCCAGTACCGGCGGTGGATCGACGGGTTCGCCCGGGGACTCGGCAACCGGGGCGCGTACGTGATCGTCGAACCGGACGCCGTCGCCCAGCTGGTGGCGGGGTGCCGCGGGGCCAACGCGCGCGAGCGCTACGGCCTGCTCGCCCACGCGGTCCAGCGCCTCAAGCGCCAGCCGCACACCAAGGTCTACCTCGACGCGGGCAACGCGGGCTGGATCCCCGACCCGCGGAGGCTGGTCGCCCCGCTGCGCAGGGCCGGTGTCGCGCGGGCCGACGGATTCGCGCTCAACACCTCCAACTACCTGACCAACAAGGTCAGTTCGGACTACGGTCACCGGCTCGCCAGGGTCCTCGGCGGCGGCAAGCACTTCGTCATCGACAGCAGCCGCAACGGAAACGGCCCCTTCCGCGGCGCTCTCGCCTGGTGCAATCCGCCGGGCCGCGCCCTCGGCACCCCGCCCACCACACGCACCGGCGTCCCCGCGCTCGACGCTTATCTGTGGATCAAGCGGCCGGGCGAGTCCGACGGGACGTGCAGGGGCGGGCCGCGGGCCGGGCAGTGGTGGCCGCAGTACGCGCTCGGACTGGCCAGCAGGGCCAGGAGGTAGAGGGGCTGAGGGGTTGAGGGGTTGAGGGGTTGAGGGCTGGCGACTACGGGCGCCAGCCGTAGCGGACGTCCGGCTCCCGCTCCTCGTTGCCCGAGCCGTCCGACCGCTCCGTCGCCGCGAAGCCGTGGCGTTCGTAGAAGCGGTGCGCCGGGGTGTTCACCTGGAACGTACGGAGCCAGAGTCCCGCCGGGCGCAGTTCCTTGGCCAGCGTCACGAAGCGGTCGCCGATGCCGCGCCCCCGCCACTCGGGGGCGAGGTAGAGCTGACTCAGCTCGTCGCCGTCGAGCACCATCATCCCGACGGTCTCGCCCCCGGCCTCCGCGACCCAGGTGCTGCCGCGCGGTACGACGACGTGCTGGAAGAACTCCCGCACCGCGGCGGCGGAGTGGGCCCTTCGCACGCTCGGCAGGGCGGTGTCGAAGGAACGCAGGTACACGTCGGCGACGGCCGCGCCGTCGGCCTCGGTGGCCACGCGCAGGGCGACGGCGTCCACGGCGGCCGCCGCCTCCTGGGCCCGGGTCCTGTCGGGGACCACCGCGGT contains these protein-coding regions:
- a CDS encoding M20/M25/M40 family metallo-hydrolase; translation: MKLEATVDGLMDGLRADLERLAAIPSISFPGFPAGPVEEAHDLLAGLLRDAGVPHVERLDLPDTAPVIYGEILPPTPEAPTVLLYGHYDVQPPGDEALWKSPPFEPTPVEGGLRARGIADDKSNVIAHLGMLRAYGGRPPVGIKIVIEGQEEYGSAFDDYPPSDPERFACDAMVIADLGNLRPGTPTLTTGLRGACEVVVEVRTLDEPRHSGEFGGAAPDALLVLLKALGTLHDVHGDVAVEGLRREEWDGTTYTEEEFRDLAGVRDGVPLIGSGSLGERLWSGPAITVIGLDAPSVEHAASAVVPYARAKLNLRFHPRQDPREARDRLVDHLRSLRPFGVPLTVTPGDTGPGYEAATGGPAYRAALAALKEGWGEDASYVATGGSIPLVNGLAKAAPGAEVLLFGAQDSMCNLHAPNERVLFSELRNTVVAMCAFVREYAAGHGTGADA
- a CDS encoding DoxX family protein; the encoded protein is MATTATTVAAATGTTTASPARGRVTRIALRTLQVLFAVFFGVASGVPKLIAHPTAVESFDKLGWGAPGMYTIGALELLGGIALLIPLLSSLAATAFVGLMIGAFIVTVTALGGENAATPLVLIPFLAWIAWARRDRTVELIARLRARS
- a CDS encoding RNA-binding S4 domain-containing protein, translating into MASETSGGGASGGGQTGGESVRVDSWIWSVRLVKTRSSGGAACKGGHVRVNGERVKPSYGVHVGDEVRLRQAGGRERVVIVKRLIRKRVGAPVAVECYVDNSPPPPPREAVAPAGVRDRGTGRPTKRDRREMERLRGAEG
- a CDS encoding glycoside hydrolase family 6 protein, which encodes MSRPSSPVRRPRGSHLPRSLLIGALLLGAVATGCGEETAAGAGAPPAPAAAAPAFWVDPYSAAARQAATWRRQGRTGQARIIQRIAGRPQAVWLNRDGAESVVRSHVGAAARARRTPVFVAYFIPHRDCGAYSSGGARDAAQYRRWIDGFARGLGNRGAYVIVEPDAVAQLVAGCRGANARERYGLLAHAVQRLKRQPHTKVYLDAGNAGWIPDPRRLVAPLRRAGVARADGFALNTSNYLTNKVSSDYGHRLARVLGGGKHFVIDSSRNGNGPFRGALAWCNPPGRALGTPPTTRTGVPALDAYLWIKRPGESDGTCRGGPRAGQWWPQYALGLASRARR
- a CDS encoding YfcC family protein, with the protein product MSTTEAEPEPGSTEEPPRKGKFTFPSALTVLAIVTVAVWLLAFLIPSGQYDRNDSGAPVEGTYHRVDSGQSFVDRLNDLFLSPVNGLYGIQDEKTSLVAPDNVGALYGSAGVFLFVLAIGSFITVVFATGALDRGIGRLAHRLRERGALLIAGVMAVFSVLGTVEGFAEETLGFYGLIVPLMLALGYDRMTAVGAIILGAGVGVLCSTVNPFATGVASSAAGISLGDGIVLRFAMWIVLTGVTIAYVIRYAKRVRKDPERSLSGFLPGDREQSAAETDEVPGLTGLHKAVLVATGLVFAFMIFSVVPWSSALTGKADARPYGFELGWSFPQLAALFLCAAVLVGIVARMGEQKLSSTIIQGAADFVSPALVILLARGVTTIMNNSKITDTVLHSIEGVVKGTSSGIFAVIVFVVNLPLAFLIPSTSGHATLAMPILAPLADFAGVSRAVVVTAWQAASGWMNLWVPTTAVTIGGVALAKVGYDKYLRFVWPLLAILSVLICVFVALGAALT
- a CDS encoding GNAT family N-acetyltransferase, which codes for MDAVALRVATEADGAAVADVYLRSFDTALPSVRRAHSAAAVREFFQHVVVPRGSTWVAEAGGETVGMMVLDGDELSQLYLAPEWRGRGIGDRFVTLAKELRPAGLWLRTFQVNTPAHRFYERHGFAATERSDGSGNEEREPDVRYGWRP
- the pip gene encoding prolyl aminopeptidase; the encoded protein is MGLYPDIEPYDHGMLDVGDGNRVYWEACGNPLGKPAVVLHGGPGSGCTPFFRRYFDPDAYRIILLDQRGAGRSTPPASDPATDMGVNTIKHLLADLELLRRHLAVERWLVWGVSFGSVLGLRYAQTHPDRVSELVLTGIATGSRAEVDLLTRGLGRIFPEAWEAFRAGVPEGERDGDLAAAYNRLVESPDPEVRARAARAWTDWETAIIPAPPRSEPRYEDAAFRAGFARTVTHYFAHDHWLGGDEVVLRDAPSLAGIPGVLVQGSLDFGNLLGISWRLQRAWPDSELILVDDAGHNAGARGIAEELVAATDRFRSS
- a CDS encoding uracil-DNA glycosylase, with the translated sequence MEGLSDLDARLVDCRACPRLVDWREEVARTKRAAFADQEYWGRPVPGFGPHDASLLVIGLAPAAHGANRTGRMFTGDRSGDVLYRALYDVGLASRPTAESADDGLTLHGTRITSPVHCAPPANKPTPDERDTCRPWLVSELKLLAPRLRAVLVLGAFGWQAALPALAAAGWTVPKPRPVFGHGARVTLDGTPGPLELFGCFHVSQRNTFTGRLTPAMLRDVLSTAATAAGLRRTAQ
- a CDS encoding MFS transporter → MDETLAAKPSAAAYRNLVVATVGFTLTFWAWDLIAPLGSDFKDRLGLSSFQQSLLVAVPVIVGSLGRVPVGALTDRYGARLMFPLVSALTIVPVLLIIPARGGYGTMLAVAFLLGLGGTTFAIGVPLVNSWFPPARRGFAIGVFGMGMGGVALSGYFTPRIAKHGENLPYVVVAIALAAFAVLAVFLISDRPDRPVPTTSLGTRLGQAGRLRVTWELSALYAIGFGGIVAFGVYLPTYLKTWYDLSPTEAGTKAAGFALVTVVFRPIGGWLSDRIHPATVTSSALAVVALFAVVQAFDPTLNPMGTLSFLVMAAGLGTASGSVFALVAQVTPQPQVGSVTGIVGAVGGLGGFVPPLVMGAIYSAKDSYSIGFMLLSDLALAGCVYAYGRMRNAKAD